One part of the Arabidopsis thaliana chromosome 4, partial sequence genome encodes these proteins:
- a CDS encoding cytochrome c oxidase-like protein (cytochrome c oxidase-related; FUNCTIONS IN: cytochrome-c oxidase activity; LOCATED IN: mitochondrion; EXPRESSED IN: 24 plant structures; EXPRESSED DURING: 15 growth stages; CONTAINS InterPro DOMAIN/s: Cytochrome c oxidase, subunit VIa (InterPro:IPR001349); Has 184 Blast hits to 184 proteins in 52 species: Archae - 0; Bacteria - 0; Metazoa - 127; Fungi - 0; Plants - 48; Viruses - 0; Other Eukaryotes - 9 (source: NCBI BLink).): MATAIVRSALSRAVTRAAPKTSVAPKRNFSSSAGHDDAYEAAKWEKITYLGIASCTALAVYVLSKGHHHGEDPPAYPHMHIRNKEFPWGPDGLFEVKHNKEH; encoded by the exons ATGGCAACGGCGATTGTACGTTCAGCTCTTTCCCGAGCAGTGACTCGCGCAGCTCCGAAGACATCCGTCGCTCCTAAGCGAAACTTTTCCTCTTCCGCCGGCCATGACGATGCTT ATGAAGCTGCGAAGTGGGAGAAGATAACTTATCTGGGTATTGCTAGTTGCACTGCTCTAGCTGTCTATGTTTTATCCAAGGGCCATCATCACGGCGAAGACCCTCCT GCCTATCCGCATATGCACATCCGCAACAAGGAGTTTCCTTGGG GTCCGGATGGTCTGTTTGAGGTGAAGCACAACAAAGAGCACTGA
- a CDS encoding cytochrome c oxidase-like protein (cytochrome c oxidase-related; FUNCTIONS IN: cytochrome-c oxidase activity; LOCATED IN: mitochondrion; EXPRESSED IN: 24 plant structures; EXPRESSED DURING: 15 growth stages; CONTAINS InterPro DOMAIN/s: Cytochrome c oxidase, subunit VIa (InterPro:IPR001349); Has 37 Blast hits to 37 proteins in 12 species: Archae - 0; Bacteria - 0; Metazoa - 0; Fungi - 0; Plants - 37; Viruses - 0; Other Eukaryotes - 0 (source: NCBI BLink).): MATAIVRSALSRAVTRAAPKTSVAPKRNFSSSAGHDDAYEAAKWEKITYLGIASCTALAVYVLSKGHHHGEDPPEFPWGPDGLFEVKHNKEH; the protein is encoded by the exons ATGGCAACGGCGATTGTACGTTCAGCTCTTTCCCGAGCAGTGACTCGCGCAGCTCCGAAGACATCCGTCGCTCCTAAGCGAAACTTTTCCTCTTCCGCCGGCCATGACGATGCTT ATGAAGCTGCGAAGTGGGAGAAGATAACTTATCTGGGTATTGCTAGTTGCACTGCTCTAGCTGTCTATGTTTTATCCAAGGGCCATCATCACGGCGAAGACCCTCCT GAGTTTCCTTGGG GTCCGGATGGTCTGTTTGAGGTGAAGCACAACAAAGAGCACTGA
- a CDS encoding cytochrome c oxidase-like protein, whose translation MATAIVRSALSRAVTRAAPKTSVAPKRNFSSSAGHDDAYEAAKWEKITYLGIASCTALAVYVLSKGHHHGEDPPCETMLISPVKTDRSMQMMRMLRKLHFLPLLISFISFILLFKFKHTLPETVMNHYCLLVAGLSAYAHPQQGVSLGYVYFSSFPIVHLTVFHFVIFSFDNAV comes from the exons ATGGCAACGGCGATTGTACGTTCAGCTCTTTCCCGAGCAGTGACTCGCGCAGCTCCGAAGACATCCGTCGCTCCTAAGCGAAACTTTTCCTCTTCCGCCGGCCATGACGATGCTT ATGAAGCTGCGAAGTGGGAGAAGATAACTTATCTGGGTATTGCTAGTTGCACTGCTCTAGCTGTCTATGTTTTATCCAAGGGCCATCATCACGGCGAAGACCCTCCT TGTGAGACAATGTTAATATCACCAGTGAAAACGGATAGAAGTATGCAGATGATGAGAATGTTACGAAAGCTACATTTTTTGCCTTTACTGATTTCGTTTATCTCATTCATTCTGCTTTTTAAGTTTAAGCATACATTGCCTGAAACTGTCATGAACCATTATTGTCTACTTGTTGCAGGCCTATCCGCATATGCACATCCGCAACAAGGAGTTTCCTTGGGGTATGTGTACTTTTCCAGTTTTCCTATCGTCCATCTTACTGTCTTTCATTTCGTGATCTTCAGCTTTGATAATGCTGTTTAG